The DNA sequence CCCTTTTTTAATACACGTATACAAAGAGAAAAACCAAAGCAACGGGAAAACGTAAGCAACACCGATGTTCGCGGCCATGTTGATACCACATTCAAGCATTGGGCTATTCTCAATATCACCTTCAAGGTTGATATATCGAACACCATCGGTTCCTCAAACATTTGGTGTCACATGCAGATAGTCCACTTTCAGGAGTGGGCTTTTTTGTGCCCAAAAGGAAATCATGAGGTTGTGTAAGTGTGGAGCTAGTGAATGCTCACAAACAAAAAGAACGCGATTTATGAAGCTACATGAATATAAAGCATGCTTTAAATACAGGAAATGTAAGTGAAATCATCAAGATAAGATAGCGAACAATGAACGCTTGCTGGTTAATCACACTGTTCTAGGCAATTATCCTTCGAATATAAAACTAAATATCTCTAAAAAGCAGACGCTCTCTCTTTATTAATTACATTCTGAAACATTAATACAAATTAAATACCACCTTCGCCTTTCGAACGGTGTTTTTTATTTTGGAAAAATAGTTAGAATGCCCCCGAAATTTATTAATCAGAGCGATAAAAAAATGAGAAAGTTCATCCTTGCATCACTAGCTATCATGTCTACTTCAGCTTTCGCAGCTAACGAAATGTACGTACTTGGTGGCGTTGGCATTAACGAAGATGACACAGGCGCACAATTCACTGTTGGTTCACAAGTTCTTGATACAAAATTTTATCTAGAATCAACCATGAATTACATCGACTCAGACAACAGCGATGTTACTTCAGACGTAAACGGCGACCTGACTAAGTACAAAGGCAATTTGAAACATTTCAAAATGTCTCTAGCTCCAATGTATAAATATAGTTTCGATGAGTCTTTTGCTATCTACGGAAAAGTTGGTCTTGCTTACTCAAACGTAAATGTTAAATCAACAATTACTAACAAAGATTGGTCAGTGAATAATAAACATTCAAATAGCGAATGGGGCGCAACTTACG is a window from the Vibrio splendidus genome containing:
- a CDS encoding outer membrane protein, whose protein sequence is MRKFILASLAIMSTSAFAANEMYVLGGVGINEDDTGAQFTVGSQVLDTKFYLESTMNYIDSDNSDVTSDVNGDLTKYKGNLKHFKMSLAPMYKYSFDESFAIYGKVGLAYSNVNVKSTITNKDWSVNNKHSNSEWGATYGIGAEFKSTQPMFGNSKFMARVGFDWYDFSSGGLNLGSDGTLGLQAGFTF